One region of Vigna angularis cultivar LongXiaoDou No.4 chromosome 10, ASM1680809v1, whole genome shotgun sequence genomic DNA includes:
- the LOC108321275 gene encoding GDSL esterase/lipase EXL3, translating into MKNKALANHRNMKFLFQNLLSHLPLIILWSFAIVTQHTSVVLSLPNNEIVPAVIVFGDSIVDTGNNNFINTIFRCNFQPYGKDFGGGNQPSGRFSNGIIPSDIIAAKFGVKKILPPYLDPKLQPQDLLTGVSFASGGSGYDPLTSKSASVLSLTDQLNKFREYKSKIEEIVGENRTSTIVSKGIYILCTGSNDIANTYSFSPIRRAHYDIPAYTDLMTSQATNFLQELYGLGARRIGVIGLPALGCVPSQRTIKGGLLRNCSDSENQATMLFNTKLSSQIDALSKKISEARLVYLDIYNPLLKMIQNPAKYGFEVANKGCCGTGNFEAGILCNSLTPHICSNTENYIFWDSFHPTQEAYNVLCSLVLDNKIKDFF; encoded by the exons atgaaaaacaagGCACTTGCCAATCATAGAAACATGAAGTTTCTCTTCCAAAACCTTCTTTCTCATCTTCCTTTAATCATTCTTTGGTCTTTTGCCATTGTTACTCAGCATACCAGTGTTGTGTTGAGTCTTCCAAACAATGAAATTGTGCCAGCAGTTATTGTGTTTGGAGACTCTATAGTAGACACAGGTAACAACAACTTCATCAACACCATTTTCAGATGCAATTTCCAACCATATGGTAAAGATTTTGGTGGAGGGAATCAACCAAGTGGGAGGTTCAGCAATGGTATAATCCCATCAGACATCATTG CTGCAAAATTTGGAGTGAAAAAGATTTTGCCACCTTATCTTGATCCAAAACTGCAACCTCAAGATCTCCTCACAGGTGTAAGCTTTGCATCTGGTGGTTCTGGATATGATCCTCTAACTTCTAAATCAGCA TCTGTGCTATCACTGACAGATCAATTGAACAAGTTTAGGGAATACAAGAGCAAGATAGAGGAAATTGTTGGAGAAAATAGAACATCAACAATAGTATCAAAAGGCATATACATATTGTGCACAGGAAGCAATGACATTGCCAATACTTACTCTTTCTCTCCAATTAGGCGAGCACATTATGACATTCCTGCATACACAGACTTAATGACTTCACAAGCCACAAACTTCTTGCAG GAACTTTATGGACTTGGAGCAAGAAGGATTGGAGTGATTGGTTTACCAGCTCTAGGGTGCGTGCCCTCGCAGAGAACAATTAAAGGAGGCTTACTGAGAAATTGTTCAGATTCTGAGAACCAAGCAACAATGCTCTTCAACACAAAACTCTCATCACAAATAGATGCACTGAGTAAAAAAATTTCAGAAGCTAGACTTGTCTACCTTGATATTTACAACCCTTTACTCAAAATGATTCAAAATCCTGCTAAATATG GTTTTGAAGTAGCAAACAAAGGATGCTGTGGCACGGGAAATTTTGAAGCAGGCATACTTTGCAACAGTTTGACGCCACACATATGTTCAAATACCGAAAACTACATTTTTTGGGATAGTTTCCATCCTACCCAAGAGGCATATAATGTGCTCTGTTCTCTGGTGTTGGATAACAAAATCAAGGACTTCTTCTAA
- the LOC108321260 gene encoding 40S ribosomal protein S14, which translates to MSRRKVREPKEENVTLGPAVRDGEHVFGVARIFASFNDTFIHVTDLSGRETLVRITGGMKVKADRDESSPYAAMLAAQDVAARCKELGITALHIRLRATGGNKTKTPGPGAQSALRALARSGMKIGRIEDVTPIPSDSTRRKSGRRGRRL; encoded by the exons ATG TCGAGGAGAAAGGTTAGAGAgccaaaagaagaaaatgtgacTCTAGGTCCAGCTGTTAGAGACGGTGAACACGTCTTTGGCGTCGCTCGCATCTTTGCTTCCTTCAATGACACATTCATT CATGTTACTGACTTGTCTGGGAGGGAAACACTTGTTCGCATAACTG GTGGGATGAAGGTTAAAGCTGATAGAGATGAATCATCTCCCTATGCTGCTATGCTTGCAGCACAGGATGTTGCTGCCAGATGCAAG gAACTGGGCATAACTGCTCTTCATATCAGGCTCCGTGCCACTGGTGGAAACAAGACAAAGACACCTGGTCCGGGCGCTCAATCCGCTCTCAGAGCCCTTGCTCGTTCTGGAATGAAAATTGGTCGCATAG AGGATGTGACTCCCATTCCTTCCGACAGCACACGTAGAAAGAGTGGAAGGAGGGGTAGAAGGCTTTAA